A DNA window from Haloactinospora alba contains the following coding sequences:
- a CDS encoding CynX/NimT family MFS transporter — protein MTSVTTKADAGGTTDEGRDRHTPRVTVRPRRVSWLLVAGVALAALNLRTAITSVGTVLDEITVGLGMSGALAGALTTLPVLCFALFGALTPSLIRRFGEHHVLVGALAALTFGLGLRALVAEPWSFLALSAVALSGGAVGNVLLPTLVKQHFPERVGTMTTLYTTALALGTTIAAAGTVPIEQASGSWQLALGSYAALGAVAAVPWLAVLRHEPPRTDPAESLRLSQVLRTAMGWQSVLFFGTQSTVAYIMFGWFAQMLRDNGMDAASAGGMLSYLTALAVPTSLVLPGLMARARDHRGFVGFFFTAYAVGLAGLWVSPLQGIWVWTTCVGLGMGSFPQALTFFAVRTRTAAGTAAMSATSQSLGYLMAGAGPFLFGLLHEATGSWHAPLGMVAAIVLVNMAVGMLLGRPRYLEDSPRLSSA, from the coding sequence ATGACAAGCGTCACAACAAAAGCGGATGCCGGCGGCACCACAGACGAAGGACGCGACAGGCACACGCCGCGGGTGACAGTACGTCCGCGGCGTGTGTCCTGGCTGCTGGTGGCCGGGGTCGCCCTGGCCGCACTCAACCTGCGCACAGCTATCACCAGCGTCGGCACCGTCCTCGACGAGATCACCGTCGGACTCGGTATGTCGGGTGCGCTGGCAGGGGCGCTCACCACGCTCCCCGTGCTGTGCTTCGCCCTGTTCGGAGCGCTGACCCCCAGCCTGATCCGGCGTTTCGGTGAGCACCACGTCCTCGTGGGAGCGCTGGCCGCGCTCACGTTCGGCCTCGGGCTGCGGGCCCTCGTCGCCGAACCGTGGTCCTTCCTCGCCCTGAGCGCCGTGGCCCTGTCCGGCGGTGCGGTCGGCAACGTGCTGTTGCCGACCCTGGTCAAACAGCACTTCCCCGAACGGGTGGGCACGATGACCACCCTCTACACCACGGCACTGGCCCTGGGGACCACGATCGCCGCTGCTGGGACAGTGCCGATCGAGCAGGCCAGCGGCAGCTGGCAGCTGGCCCTGGGTAGTTACGCGGCGCTGGGAGCGGTCGCCGCGGTTCCGTGGCTCGCCGTGCTGCGTCACGAACCGCCCCGGACGGACCCGGCCGAGTCACTCCGGCTGAGCCAGGTGCTTCGCACGGCGATGGGGTGGCAGAGTGTGCTGTTCTTCGGGACACAGTCCACCGTGGCCTACATCATGTTCGGCTGGTTCGCCCAGATGCTGCGGGACAACGGCATGGACGCCGCCTCGGCTGGCGGCATGCTCTCCTACCTGACAGCGCTTGCCGTGCCGACCTCGCTCGTCCTGCCCGGGCTGATGGCACGGGCCCGCGACCACCGCGGTTTCGTGGGTTTCTTCTTCACCGCCTATGCCGTCGGTCTGGCCGGCCTGTGGGTGTCACCGCTGCAGGGAATCTGGGTGTGGACCACGTGCGTGGGCCTCGGTATGGGCTCGTTCCCCCAGGCACTGACCTTCTTCGCGGTGCGGACCCGGACCGCGGCGGGAACGGCAGCGATGTCGGCGACCAGCCAGAGTCTGGGCTACCTGATGGCCGGGGCGGGACCGTTCCTGTTCGGGCTGCTGCACGAGGCCACGGGGAGTTGGCACGCCCCGCTCGGCATGGTGGCCGCGATCGTCCTCGTGAACATGGCGGTGGGGATGCTGTTGGGCCGGCCACGGTATCTGGAGGACAGCCCGCGCCTGAGCAGTGCGTGA
- a CDS encoding CPBP family intramembrane glutamic endopeptidase: MADSTPERRNASGAATARGSSEVPAQPSALTPRLLGTEVLCVLALSLGAAAVSATISFVSALTAPESLGQQTASLVTPQAGDQRPWLDLSRQLYSVLFALAPVALVVHLLHRTRESAATIGFDVRRPGRDLGSGAVLAAVIGGGGLVVYLVSWQLGMSVTVAPSTLNGNWWQLPVLILQAVKNGVLEEVIVVGYLMRRLGQLGWSATSTVLASATLRAVYHLYQGAGMFLGNLAMGLVFCWFYRRYGRVMPLVVAHAAIDIAAFVGSVFLLGKVEWLPS; this comes from the coding sequence ATGGCCGACTCCACACCCGAACGACGGAACGCGAGCGGTGCCGCGACGGCCCGTGGTTCCTCCGAGGTGCCAGCGCAGCCTTCCGCACTCACTCCCCGGCTGCTCGGGACCGAGGTGTTGTGTGTCCTGGCTCTCTCGTTGGGAGCCGCTGCCGTGTCGGCGACGATCTCGTTCGTCTCCGCACTGACCGCCCCGGAATCGCTGGGCCAGCAGACGGCGAGCCTCGTCACGCCGCAGGCCGGGGACCAGCGGCCGTGGTTGGATCTGTCCCGCCAGCTTTACTCCGTGCTGTTCGCGCTGGCTCCGGTCGCACTGGTCGTACACCTGCTGCACCGAACACGGGAATCAGCGGCCACCATCGGTTTCGATGTCCGCCGTCCCGGTCGCGACCTGGGCAGCGGGGCCGTGCTCGCCGCCGTGATCGGAGGCGGCGGACTGGTGGTCTATCTCGTTTCCTGGCAGCTCGGCATGAGCGTCACGGTGGCTCCGAGCACGCTCAACGGGAACTGGTGGCAACTTCCGGTGCTCATCCTGCAGGCCGTGAAGAACGGTGTGCTGGAGGAGGTCATCGTGGTGGGCTACCTGATGCGGCGGCTGGGCCAACTTGGCTGGTCCGCCACCAGCACCGTACTGGCGAGCGCGACGCTGCGCGCCGTGTACCACCTCTACCAGGGCGCGGGGATGTTCCTCGGCAATCTGGCCATGGGCCTGGTGTTCTGCTGGTTCTACCGCCGCTACGGGCGGGTCATGCCGTTGGTCGTGGCGCACGCGGCGATCGACATCGCGGCGTTCGTCGGTTCCGTGTTCCTCCTGGGGAAGGTGGAGTGGCTGCCGAGCTGA
- the aceA gene encoding isocitrate lyase: MSIIARQQEAAKALQREWDTDPRWAGVERTYSAEDVIRLRGSVTEEHTLAKLGAERLWNLLKSNEYIHALGALTGNQAVQQVRAGLQAIYLSGWQVAADANLAGQTYPDQSLYPANSVPQVVRRINNALTRADQISWSEGDDDAPHWLAPIVADAEAGFGGVLNAYELMQAMIASGAAGVHWEDQLASEKKCGHLGGKVLIPTSQHIKTLNSARLASDVAGVPSLVIARTDAQAATLLTSDVDERDQPFLTGERTSEGFHRVRNGLEACVTRGLAYAPYADLLWMETSTPDLEVARQFAERIKAEYPDKMLAYNCSPSFNWRRNLDDATIAKFQRELGHMGYNFQFITLAGFHALNYSMFDLAKGYAESDMSAYVELQEKEFAAEERGYTATRHQREVGAGYFDLVNTAVSPDSSTGALTGSTEEDQFSAAH; encoded by the coding sequence ATGAGCATCATCGCTCGCCAGCAGGAAGCCGCGAAAGCACTGCAACGAGAGTGGGACACCGACCCGCGGTGGGCTGGCGTCGAGCGCACATACTCCGCCGAGGACGTGATCCGGCTGCGCGGCTCGGTGACCGAAGAGCACACGCTGGCCAAGCTCGGCGCTGAACGGCTGTGGAACCTGCTAAAGAGCAACGAGTACATCCACGCCCTGGGGGCACTGACCGGCAACCAGGCGGTGCAGCAGGTCCGTGCGGGCCTGCAGGCCATCTACCTCTCCGGGTGGCAGGTCGCCGCCGACGCCAACCTGGCGGGCCAGACCTACCCGGACCAGAGCCTCTACCCGGCCAACTCCGTTCCGCAGGTGGTGCGTCGCATCAACAACGCGCTGACCCGCGCCGACCAGATCAGCTGGTCGGAGGGTGACGACGACGCCCCGCACTGGCTGGCCCCGATCGTGGCCGACGCCGAGGCCGGTTTCGGTGGGGTGCTCAACGCCTACGAGCTGATGCAGGCGATGATCGCGTCCGGCGCCGCCGGGGTGCACTGGGAGGACCAGCTCGCCTCGGAGAAGAAGTGCGGCCACCTGGGTGGAAAGGTTCTCATCCCCACCAGCCAGCACATCAAGACGTTGAACTCCGCGCGGCTGGCCTCCGACGTCGCCGGTGTCCCCTCCCTGGTCATCGCCCGTACGGACGCCCAAGCCGCGACGCTGCTCACCAGCGACGTCGACGAGCGCGACCAGCCCTTCCTCACCGGGGAGCGCACTTCCGAGGGCTTCCACCGGGTGCGTAACGGGCTGGAGGCGTGCGTGACCCGCGGCCTGGCCTACGCCCCCTACGCCGACCTGCTGTGGATGGAGACCTCCACCCCCGACCTGGAGGTGGCGCGGCAGTTCGCCGAGCGGATCAAGGCCGAGTACCCGGACAAGATGCTCGCCTACAACTGCTCCCCCTCCTTCAACTGGCGGCGGAACCTGGACGACGCCACGATCGCCAAGTTCCAGCGCGAGCTCGGCCACATGGGCTACAACTTCCAGTTCATCACGCTGGCCGGCTTCCACGCTCTGAACTACTCGATGTTCGACCTGGCCAAGGGCTACGCCGAGAGCGACATGAGCGCCTACGTCGAGCTGCAGGAGAAGGAGTTCGCCGCCGAGGAACGCGGTTACACCGCCACCCGGCACCAGCGTGAGGTCGGTGCCGGCTACTTCGACCTGGTGAACACCGCTGTCTCGCCGGACAGCTCCACCGGCGCCCTCACCGGATCCACTGAAGAGGACCAGTTCTCAGCGGCTCACTGA
- a CDS encoding helix-turn-helix transcriptional regulator, translating to MPSDLDLVTFGQRLRHLRRTRGLTLSELGERVGRAPSQLSLLENGKREPKLSLLTALAQTLAVSVEELLSRQPPSRRAQLEIAVEEAQRDPLYQELDLPHLKVSKRVPNDVLEHLVGLYEELKRRSIKPTATPEEARRANAELRGQMRERGNYFEEIEKAAQKTLDAVGYSGGALSQGQILSIVTHHGFTLRYVQDLPQSVRSVTDTHNRRLYLQRESLGMHTPRTILLQTLGHFVLEHEQPRDFADFLRQRVEANYFAAAVLIPESTAVPYLQEAKKARDLSVEDLRDVYSVSYEMAAHRFTNLAYRHLDLVCHFIRNDETGIIYKAYENDGLVFPADDTGAIEGQRMCRYWAGRQVFTSPDRYSIYYQYTDKPNGTHWCVAHVDPSRERNFAITLGVPYKESRWFRGRETTNRTQSNCPSGECCIRPPAELAARWEGNVWPSARAHSHVLSAMPSGTFPGVDETDVYSFLERHADD from the coding sequence TTGCCCAGTGACCTGGACCTCGTGACGTTCGGACAGCGGCTTCGTCATCTGCGGCGCACCCGTGGCCTGACACTCTCCGAACTGGGCGAGCGCGTGGGGAGGGCCCCCTCCCAGCTGTCGCTGCTGGAGAACGGGAAGCGAGAACCCAAGCTGTCCCTGCTGACGGCGTTGGCGCAGACGCTGGCGGTATCCGTCGAGGAGCTGCTGTCGCGCCAGCCGCCCAGTCGGCGGGCCCAGCTCGAGATCGCGGTGGAGGAGGCGCAACGCGACCCCCTCTACCAGGAGCTCGACCTGCCGCACCTGAAGGTGAGCAAACGGGTGCCCAACGATGTGCTGGAGCACCTCGTCGGGCTGTACGAGGAGCTGAAGCGGCGAAGTATCAAACCGACGGCCACCCCCGAAGAGGCGCGGCGGGCCAACGCGGAGCTGCGTGGACAGATGCGCGAGCGGGGGAACTACTTCGAGGAGATCGAGAAAGCCGCCCAGAAGACCCTGGACGCCGTGGGGTACAGCGGCGGTGCCCTCTCCCAGGGCCAGATACTGTCGATCGTCACCCATCACGGCTTCACCCTGCGCTACGTCCAGGACCTTCCCCAGTCGGTGCGCTCCGTGACCGACACGCACAACCGCCGGCTCTACCTGCAGCGGGAGTCGCTGGGGATGCACACCCCGCGCACGATCCTCCTGCAGACCCTGGGGCACTTCGTGCTCGAACACGAGCAACCGCGCGACTTCGCCGACTTCCTGCGCCAGCGTGTCGAGGCGAACTACTTCGCGGCCGCCGTGCTCATCCCCGAGTCAACCGCCGTTCCCTACCTTCAGGAGGCGAAGAAGGCGCGTGACCTCTCCGTGGAGGACCTGCGCGACGTCTACTCGGTCTCCTACGAGATGGCGGCGCACCGGTTCACCAACCTCGCCTACCGGCACCTGGACCTGGTGTGCCACTTCATCCGCAACGACGAGACCGGGATCATATACAAGGCCTACGAGAACGACGGGCTCGTTTTCCCCGCCGACGACACGGGCGCGATCGAGGGGCAGCGGATGTGCCGTTACTGGGCCGGGCGCCAGGTGTTCACCTCCCCGGACCGGTACTCGATCTACTACCAGTACACGGACAAGCCCAACGGCACGCACTGGTGCGTGGCCCACGTCGATCCCAGCAGGGAGCGCAATTTCGCGATCACCCTGGGAGTGCCCTACAAGGAGTCCCGCTGGTTCCGCGGGCGCGAGACCACCAACCGCACCCAGTCCAACTGTCCCTCCGGTGAGTGCTGTATCCGTCCGCCCGCTGAGCTCGCCGCCCGGTGGGAGGGCAACGTCTGGCCCTCGGCGCGGGCCCATTCCCATGTGCTTTCCGCGATGCCTTCCGGGACCTTCCCGGGGGTGGACGAGACCGACGTGTACTCCTTCCTGGAGCGGCACGCCGACGACTGA
- a CDS encoding acyl-CoA dehydrogenase family protein — MNDIPGEAGPGFSLELNEDVRDIRDWAHGFARDVIRPAAAEWDEREETPWPVLQEAAKIGLYSLDFFANQWFEPSGVGLPVAFEELYWGDSGIALSITGTGLAAVAVAGTGTQEQLYEWVPQMFGSADDIKLGAFCSSEPDAGSDVSAIRTRAVYDEAKDEWVLNGTKTWATNGGIADVHVVVASVDPELGARGQATFIVPPNTPGLSQGQKFAKHGIRASHTAEVILDDVRVPGSCLLGGKEKLDERLARAREGRSSGGQAAMKTFEKSRPTVGAMAVGCARAAYEYARDYATQREQFGKPIGDNQGVAFTLADMTTRIDAARLLVWRAAWMARNDKDFSRAEGSMSKLYAGETAAWVTQEAIRILGGNGYTREYPVERWHRDATIFTIFEGASEIQRLIIGRAATGLPVR, encoded by the coding sequence ATGAACGACATCCCTGGCGAGGCAGGTCCCGGATTCAGCCTCGAACTGAACGAAGACGTCCGCGACATCCGTGACTGGGCGCACGGTTTCGCCCGTGACGTCATCCGCCCGGCCGCCGCCGAGTGGGACGAGCGCGAGGAAACACCGTGGCCGGTCCTGCAGGAAGCGGCCAAGATCGGTCTGTACTCGCTGGACTTCTTCGCCAACCAGTGGTTCGAACCCAGCGGGGTGGGGCTGCCGGTCGCGTTCGAGGAACTCTACTGGGGGGACTCCGGGATCGCGCTTTCCATCACCGGTACCGGGCTGGCTGCCGTAGCGGTTGCCGGAACCGGCACGCAGGAGCAGCTCTACGAGTGGGTTCCGCAGATGTTCGGTAGTGCCGACGACATCAAGCTGGGCGCCTTCTGCTCATCCGAGCCCGATGCGGGAAGCGACGTGAGCGCGATCCGCACCCGTGCCGTGTACGACGAGGCGAAGGACGAGTGGGTGCTCAACGGCACCAAGACGTGGGCCACCAACGGGGGCATCGCCGACGTGCACGTGGTGGTCGCCTCGGTCGATCCCGAGCTGGGAGCGCGTGGCCAGGCGACCTTCATCGTCCCGCCGAACACCCCCGGACTCTCGCAGGGCCAGAAGTTCGCCAAACACGGGATCCGCGCCTCGCACACCGCCGAGGTCATCCTGGACGACGTCCGCGTTCCGGGAAGCTGCCTTCTCGGCGGCAAGGAGAAACTGGACGAACGTCTCGCCCGGGCCCGTGAGGGGCGCAGCTCCGGTGGCCAGGCCGCCATGAAGACGTTCGAGAAGTCGCGTCCCACCGTCGGCGCGATGGCGGTGGGCTGTGCCCGCGCCGCCTACGAGTACGCCCGTGACTACGCGACGCAGCGCGAACAGTTCGGCAAACCGATCGGGGACAACCAGGGTGTCGCGTTCACCCTGGCGGACATGACCACCAGGATCGACGCGGCACGACTCCTGGTCTGGCGCGCCGCCTGGATGGCCCGCAACGACAAGGACTTCTCCCGGGCCGAGGGATCGATGAGCAAGCTCTACGCCGGGGAGACCGCAGCCTGGGTGACCCAGGAGGCCATCCGTATTCTCGGCGGGAACGGATACACCCGCGAGTACCCGGTCGAGCGCTGGCACCGTGACGCCACGATCTTCACCATCTTCGAGGGCGCGAGTGAGATCCAGCGCCTGATCATCGGCCGTGCCGCCACCGGCCTGCCGGTCCGGTGA